CCTGGATGTCGCAACCTGGCAAGCAATTTCTTGCTTTCAGTAAAGAGTCCGTAGCCGAAACACGCAGGGTGGTGTGGCCAACCCGCAAGGAAACGATGCAGACAACAGGCGTGGTATTCCTGTTGGTGGTGGCAGTGGCCCTGTTTTTGTGGGTGGTGGATGCCAGCCTGATGTGGTTGGTGCAGTTGCTGATGGGGCAGGGGGATTGATGTCGAAACGCTGGTATGTG
The sequence above is drawn from the Sulfuricella sp. genome and encodes:
- the secE gene encoding preprotein translocase subunit SecE; protein product: MTTTDKIKLGLAFLLLMAGVAGFYYLGNQATVIRVLAVLAGVAAAATVAWMSQPGKQFLAFSKESVAETRRVVWPTRKETMQTTGVVFLLVVAVALFLWVVDASLMWLVQLLMGQGD